A window of Silurus meridionalis isolate SWU-2019-XX chromosome 28, ASM1480568v1, whole genome shotgun sequence contains these coding sequences:
- the LOC124381645 gene encoding uncharacterized protein LOC124381645, whose translation MPGEPNNNYGEESCCVIMNTTGYWADKPCADLKPFICYDDNLSGADRFIGVASPLLNWAGAQTYCRTHHTDFSSSLTSSDNDFITQVTTIQGDSWFGLYRETWKWLNNTKTSNLPWYNGQPNNYYGSDNCGAFYKGLYSLIDDPCTSQYYFFCYTNSPVRKQVMRLQVKSDGSVFDPAVQSSILEQMKKKLEEHVMFKNITLSWKLQPDGNIFYKKKKARPVMPKC comes from the exons ATGCCTGGAGAGCCGAATAATAACTATGGGGAAGAATCGTGTTGTGTAATAATGAATACAACTGGATACTGGGCTGATAAACCATGTGCAGATCTAAAGCCTTTCATATGCTACGACG ATAATCTCAGTGGAGCTGACAGGTTTATCGGTGTGGCTAGTCCTCTGCTAAACTGGGCTGGAGCTCAGACTTACTGCCGAACACATCACACAGACTTCTCCAGCTCTCTTACCAGCTCAGATAATGACTTCATAACACAGGTGACGACTATCCAGGGGGATTCCTGGTTTGGGCTGTACAGAGAGACGTGGAAGTGGTTAAACAACACCAAGACTTCAAACCTCCCATGGTATAATGGACAACCCAATAATTACTATGGCTCAGATAACTGTGGAGCATTCTATAAAGGGCTGTATTCCCTGATTGATGACCCATGCACTTCTCAGTACTATTTCTTCTGTTACACCA atTCCCCCGTGAGAAAACAGGTGATGAGGCTGCAGGTGAAGTCTGATGGAAGTGTGTTTGATCCTGCTGTGCAGTCGTCCATTTTAGAGCAG ATGAAAAAgaaactggaggaacatgtcaTGTTCAAGAACATCACACTGTCCTGGAAGTTGCAACCAGATGGGAATATCttctataagaaaaaaaaagcacggcCTGTAATGCCTAAATGTTGA